A genomic window from Purpureocillium takamizusanense chromosome 2, complete sequence includes:
- a CDS encoding 3-dehydroquinate dehydratase (COG:E~EggNog:ENOG503NUKQ), with protein sequence MAAVQQLLTSPSPGPSPAMGLNGNPASPAMDLDARPSQSPVMLHGRSLRGAPEEGDKRIVVFVYGHGQDRIVSVFAEVLGKPFRLKSSFGDIVAADRGYVIGILAGEAKADVETRDRELVVAINAHCVHLGMPPDAQLSTHCDYEFLYTEPSSFRRYLARFISFVLGQVSHHEELMAKPRTYFMSTTFPDVRAALPNLDILTVGSDAVEIRVDLLREPLGGGNFAGVPSLSYVGEQVMLLRQRTELPIIFTTRCTNENGRFPMDDPDLYHRYLYKAIQWGVEYIDVELWLPEAIRRDLYTRRGNSRIMSAFHDFSGTFRWPSQYALDVFQRSCPYSDLVKMIAIINEHNENFELEYFRSKIRAEFPDAPPFSGINMAEVGQISRTLNKVFTPITHPLLPLIAAPGQMSTAEIHSALAMVGQLPKKNIFGVSISTFRSAVPQAPFYEKCFNELGLPHHFAMVERPPNNFTGMEVWCNQKDFGGAYLDPGISVQTLTKHNKFFAGLNNGRGPTLTEAARAIGIVDTIVVKAGSSASSTPASLPSSPPHQQADGTTASRQEGLGSNASLIFDNAGWRGIMHALIRDLAPSAYFGRAAVVLASASDDAAPVFYALKALKIAKIYTVGFRTPPGLARNAPPIEQFISMESLQRARSVADDTAPFVIVSALGPGKSNLVSMLVRVFGASGPRNGSNTKKVFLNLADVTAQSKSDPSDAAEKSGFLAYGAADVAAFSTVESLRLLVGQNVPYSFVRLASGRNPF encoded by the coding sequence ATGGCTGCCGTGCAGCAGCTGTTAACCAGCCCCTCGCCCGGGCCCTCCCCCGCCATGGGGTTAAATGGCAACCCGGCATCTCCCGCCATGGATCTCGACGCCAGACCAAGCCAAAGCCCCGTCATGCTTCATGGGAGATCACTTCGAGGAGCTCCTGAAGAAGGAGACAAGAGGATAGTCGTCTTCGTGTACGGTCATGGACAGGATCGCATCGTATCTGTCTTCGCCGAGGTCCTGGGCAAGCCCTTCAGATTAAAGAGCAGCTTTGGCGAtatcgtcgccgccgaccgtgGGTATGTTATCGGCATATTGGCTGGCGAGGCCAAAGCGGACGTCGAGACGAGAGACCGGGAGCTGGTCGTTGCCATCAACGCCCATTGCGTCCATCTGGGCATGCCCCCTGATGCCCAACTATCGACTCACTGCGACTACGAATTCCTTTATACCGAGCCTTCATCTTTTAGACGCTACCTGGCGAGATTCATCTCATTCGTCCTGGGACAGGTAAGCCATCATGAGGAACTCATGGCCAAGCCCAGGACATACTTCATGTCGACCACGTTCCCCGATGTTCGGGCCGCCCTGCCAAACCTGGACATCCTGACTGTCGGCTCCGATGCTGTCGAAATTCGCGTCGACCTACTTCGGGAGCCTCTTGGCGGCGGGAACTTTGCAGGCGTGCCCAGTCTTAGCTACGTGGGCGAGCAGGTGATGCTTCTGCGCCAGCGAACCGAGTTGCCCATCATTTTTACAACCAGGTGCACGAATGAGAATGGCAGGTTTCCCATGGACGACCCGGATCTCTACCACCGTTACTTATACAAGGCCATCCAGTGGGGAGTCGAATacatcgacgtcgagcttTGGCTGCCAGAGGCAATTCGACGGGACCTCTACACTAGGAGGGGGAACTCGCGCATCATGTCTGCATTCCACGATTTTTCGGGGACGTTCCGCTGGCCGTCGCAGTATGCACTCGATGTCTTCCAACGATCATGCCCGTATTCCGACTTAGTTAAGATGATTGCTATTATCAACGAGCATAACGAGAACTTTGAGCTCGAATACTTCCGGTCAAAGATACGCGCCGAGTTCCCTGACGCGCCTCCGTTTTCTGGAATCAACATGGCCGAGGTAGGACAGATCTCGCGAACGTTGAACAAGGTCTTCACACCGATCACGCATCCACTACTCCCCCTCATAGCTGCCCCTGGTCAGATGAGCACCGCCGAGATACACAGTGCGTTGGCTATGGTCGGTCAGCTGCCGAAGAAGAACATATTTGGCGTTAGCATATCGACATTCCGAAGCGCGGTGCCCCAGGCGCCTTTCTATGAGAAATGCTTCAACGAGCTGGGGCTCCCCCACCATTTCGCCATGGTCGAGCGGCCGCCAAACAACTTCACGGGCATGGAAGTGTGGTGCAACCAGAAAGATTTTGGGGGTGCCTACCTAGATCCGGGCATTTCGGTGCAGACACTCACAAAACACAACAAGTTTTTCGCCGGTTTGAACAACGGACGAGGCCCAACTCTGACGGAAGCAGCTAGAGCCATTGGCATCGTGGAtaccatcgtcgtcaaagctgggtcgtcggcatcgtcgacgccggcctcgctgcCATCGAGCCCGCCGCATCAGCAAGCAGACGgcacgacggcatcgaggcaAGAGGGCCTCGGTTCCAACGCTTCGCTCATATTCGACAATGCTGGGTGGCGGGGGATCATGCATGCCTTGATCAGGGACttggcgccctcggcatACTTTGgacgggcggccgtggtgctCGCCTCTGCCTCGGACGACGCGGCACCCGTATTTTATGCGctcaaggcgctcaagaTTGCAAAAATCTACACGGTCGGTTTCCGGACCCCACCCGGCCTCGCGCGCAACGCACCGCCCATCGAGCAGTTTATAAGTATGGAGTCGTTGCAACGAGCACGATCCGTCGCAGACGACACGGCTCCGTTCGTAATCGTGTCAGCGCTAGGGCCGGGTAAGAGCAACCTCGTCAGCATGCTGGTGAGGGTCTTTGGCGCCTCCGGACCACGAAACGGGTCAAACACTAAGAAGGTGTTCCTCAATCTTGCCGACGTGACGGCACAAAGCAAGAGCGATCCgagcgatgccgccgagaagAGTGGGTTTTTGGCATACGGCGCGGCCGATGTGGCGGCGTTTTCGACGGTGGAAAGCCTTCGCCTGCTGGTCGGGCAAAACGTCCCGTACAGCTTCGTCCGGCTTGCCAGTGGCAGGAACCCGTTTTAA
- a CDS encoding 3-dehydroquinate dehydratase (EggNog:ENOG503NYMD~COG:K) — MNPSPHGIAAGHAHPVAIPRQQVSIERLPTRRQETGPRESMNCKSCRKRKIKCNRLRPTCEACQIFQCPCVYDAVPKKRGPKTDVLEALLKRVDGLEAKLKEKNAEGSSSKDDEADNDDVTPEESDGNGAEPMEPPLKRIASGSDKAPTSTSSRVNSLVLDPRESTASPVQVDTLLHTYFSRSHGKPYYIVDESSTRHRVLAGQAPHHLCCALWAVAGRLTPHPQGSQAAVQLSEDYAARARQSMDVDEPSIDTLQTLLLLVLASIASGKGKKAHMLMANAIGMATALELHREVDTQASIGLADRELRRRLFWTCYILDRFLTCGSKRPSLIRDKSIALRLPAWTPSPSALPVDGEFFQRGSNVQYFNGNGKKSQGSTGMLIDITRILGITNRYLAAGGVKGDSHFPWHSLSTLSKIRQELDFWASGASDMFSGLHTLFRQPEATILVLSKFIYHLIHCLVYRPFLPIDLAELAGNGQHQSWQIEATNMCFLHANAIAELIDFARQASTIEWPAIVGYCICTAATVHIHGTHYTNTSALGESNVFSQSSESLSREMQTLSELQYAWANVQHERDTLQGIYNAHGELVNVMLGSAMRYTPGFHLEDFFDRYSNIGGPGGKSFRFDPAHLSLTDAVVDFFVGSYAGAAAQAPQAASHAERTKLKRKATSLSQQAQRLDAHGQPTAGAPAPLPSPEASRAPSYQSGAVQPSPAGPSPPLAAHYENPEYSQASSGVRNVMPSVPAAPTSGQGQAYGISPLTPRTAGQGMPPLSGTGFSPYGYGSGFTPGNSGQGAANDGNPYDPMFGTLPTNTFSSPAAWAGDDGQQNKLSILNSGAPAPSPGTKSAKSGSTGTTQTDEKDPFLSLLEQLAEDEQRFNTGTGNELDYFLSGSGGSA, encoded by the exons ATGAACCCCTCACCgcacggcatcgccgccggccatgcccATCCTGTTGCCATCCCTCGGCAGCAGGTGAGCATCGAGCGCctgcccacccgccgccaggagACGGGCCCGCGCGAGTCCATGAACTGCAAGTCGTGTCGCAAGCGAAAG ATCAAGTGCAACCGGTTACGGCCTACATGCGAGGCGTGCCAGATTTTCCAGTGCCCCTGCGTTTACG ATGCCGTCCCCAAAAAGCGCGGTCCCAAGACGGATGTCCTGGAGGCGCTGCTTAAGCGGGTTGACGGGCTCGAGGCCAAACTCAAGGAGAAAAATGCCGAGGGGTCGTCTTCCAaggacgacgaagccgacaacgacgatgtCACGCCCGAGGAGTCTGACGGCAACGGGGCCGAGCCAATGGAGCCGCCCCTGAAACGAATCGCCAGCGGGTCGGAcaaggcgccgacgagcacctcATCGCGTGTCAATTCACTGGTCCTGGATCCGAG AGAGTCTACTGCCTCACCAGTCCAGGTCGACACACTCCTGCACACGTACTTTTCTCGTTCTCATGGCAAGCCCTATTACATTGTCGATGAGTCGTCAACGAGACATCGCGTCCTGGCGGGCCAAGCGCCCCATCACCTTTGCTGTGCTCTTTGGGCCGTAGCTGGCAG GCTCACTCCTCATCCTCAAGGCAGCCAGGCTGCAGTGCAACTCAGCGAGGATTATGCTGCACGGGCAAGACAGTCGATGGACGTCGATGAGCCGTCGATCGATACTCTGCAGACTCTATTactccttgtccttgcctCTATTGCGTCTGGAAAGGGAAAGAAGGCGCATATGCTCATGG CAAATGCCATTGGCATGGCCACAGCTCTTGAGCTGCATCGGGAGGTCGACACACAGGCGTCGATTGGGCTGGCGGACCGAGAACTGAGGAGACGCCTGTTCTGGACGTGCTACATCCTCGATCGGTTCCTGACATGTGGCTCAAAACGGCCGTCGCTGATACGCGACAAGAGCATTGCCCTCCGTCTGCCGGCTTGGACTCCTAGTCCTTCCGCTCTGCCTGTCGATGGCGAGTTCTTCCAACGCGGCTCCAACGTCCAGTACTTTAACGGCAACGGGAAAAAGTCACAAGGCAGTACCGGCATGCTCATTGACATCACCCGCATTCTCGGCATCACCAACAGGTAccttgctgctggtggcgtcAAGGGGGATTCTCATTTTCCCTGGCACTCGTTGTCGACGCTGTCAAAGATCCGTCAAGAACTCGATTTTTGGGCCTCCGGCGCCAGTGACATGTTTTCCGGCCTGCATACACTCTTTCGGCAACCCGAGGCCACCATTCTGGTACTCAGCAAATTCATCTACCACCTCATCCACTGCCTAGTCTACCGGCCATTTCTGCCCATTGACTTGGCGGAGCTGGCTGGCAACGGCCAGCATCAGTCGTGGCAGATCGAGGCGACGAATATGTGCTTTTTGCATGCGAACGCCATTGCGGAGCTCATCGACTTTGCGAGACAAGCAAGCACGATTGAGTGGCCGGCAATCGTCGGCTACTGCATATGCACTGCAGCGACGGTGCATATCCACGGCACACATTACACCAATACCAGCGCTCTCGGCGAGTCCAACGTCTTCAGCCAGTCGTCGGAATCCCTCTCCCGGGAGATGCAGACACTGAGCGAGCTTCAGTACGCCTGGGCCAATGTGCAGCATGAGCGGGATACTCTGCAGGGCATTTACAATGCCCACGGCGAACTAGTCAATGTCATGCTAGGCAGCGCTATGCGGTACACACCGGGATTCCACCTCGAGGACTTTTTCGACCGATATTCAAATATtggcggccccggcggcaagTCGTTTCGCTTCGACCCTGCCCATCTCAGCCTGACAGACGCGGTTGTGGACTTTTTCGTGGGCTCCTACGCTGGGGCCGCGGCTCAGGCACCGCAGGCCGCCAGTCATGCGGAACGAACGAAGTTGAAGCGCAAGGCCACATCCTTGAGCCAGCAAGCTCAACGGCTCGACGCACACGGACAGCCCACAGCCGGAGCACCAGCTCCTCTGCCGTCACCCGAAGCGTCAAGAGCCCCTTCGTACCAGTCAGGGGCAGTGCAGCCATCCCCGGCCGGGCCATCGCCACCCCTGGCAGCGCATTACGAGAACCCGGAATACAGCCAGGCCTCCAGCGGCGTGCGGAACGTAATGCCGTCTGTCCCGGCTGCCCCAACGTCTGGACAAGGGCAGGCGTACGGCATATCGCCTTTGACGCCACGGACCGCGGGACAAGGCATGCCTCCATTGTCTGGGACTGGGTTCAGTCCTTATGGGTATGGCTCAGGGTTCACGCCCGGCAACTCTGGCCAGGGCGCGGCTAATGACGGCAATCCTTACGACCCCATGTTTGGAACGTTGCCTACGAATACCTTCAGCAGCCCTGCGGCTTGggccggggacgacggcCAGCAAAACAAGTTGAGCATTCTTAACTCCGGGGCTCCGGCGCCAAGCCCCGGCACCAAGAGCGCAAAGAGCGGCAGTACGGGAACGACGCAAACAGATGAGAAGGACCCGTTTTTGAGCCTACTTGAACAGTTGGCTGAGGATGAGCAGCGCTTCAACACGGGAACGGGGAACGAGCTTGACTACTTCCTATCGGGAAGTGGGGGCAGCGCCTGA